The sequence below is a genomic window from Setaria italica strain Yugu1 chromosome IV, Setaria_italica_v2.0, whole genome shotgun sequence.
ACCGGCCGGCTCCGTACGCATACGCCTGCGGCAGCGTGGTCGTGTGACTGACGTGAGGCCATGACAAGCAAGCAGTTCCCTTCCCGATTTCGTGTAGGCAACTCCCGACTGTCCATTCCCCTCATATTCCTGCGCCTTCATTATTCCCAAGCACATACACAAGCCGGCCGCCCTAATCATACCAGAATCCCGGGTCAATCTGCGTcttaaacaaaacaaaaggcaCCCTCATCACCACTAAGCTCGATTTAGCTTCAACTGACGCAGAGCCTTATCATGCAGGCACGAACAAAATCCCCATCTCGCTAGATACAGGTGCGTGCCATCGCAtccacacacgcgcgcgcgtcGGGACTGCTAGCTCCAGAAAGCCACAGCACTAGTGCTCAGTTTAGTGTGAAATCGCGGACAGGTAAACACGGAAACAAACACAGAGCCAGGCCAGGAGAGCGACGCCCGACCAAACACCCGGCCTTTAAAGGATTCAGCCGGCTCCGACGACCTGTTCTGTTCCCGCGGGCGAGGCCGACCCGAGTGACTGACCTGTGCGGCCAAGAAACTTCGCATCACCGCTCGCGAGAACGCGACGCCGCCCCGATCGTGGGAGCAATTGCccggcacgacgacgacgacgacgtcgtcacgGCGATGCGTGTGTATATAATACGATGCGTGGTTGACCGGCCTGCGACCGCCGGTTGCTACTACGAAGGAGAAGATCGGGACTCGAGAGGCATCACGCGTGTGCGGCTTCTTCAGGTCAACCGCGGCTTAATCTACGGCTCGACCCACGTTCCAACTTTTCAAACGCCGCGGCGAACGCCCGGCGGCGCCGTGTTTCATTCGGCAAGCGATCAGTCGGCGACGGAGCGGCGGAACTggacgaggagcagcagcaggagagtGGCTTCACGGAAGCGACAACCTTCAGGTTCAGGCCTGGCCTGGCCTGCCTCATAAAAAGGTCTGGGATTTGTGGGGCGATGCTTGAAGCAACTGGAACCTCTGAATCTCCGACGCCATCATCTGCAGCTGCTCTGGTCCGGTGAACCCAACAGTGCCGATCTGTTGGGGGGACAGGGTCCCGTCAGCACGAACCAACTTCCTTTGCCTGAAACGCGCAGACCGTGTCCCCTGCACACTTGCTACTCCTGAATCGCCATAGGACTTTTTGTTAGGCGCATTCCCACTTTTCCAGTTTCCACTCGTCCTACCTCTGAGCCTTTCCGTCAATCGGGAACCACCTTTTGAGCTCCTGCTGCAGAATCTGATCATTTCTGAGTAGTATCCTGATCCTGACGAGGATGGTTAGCGAGTGACATCAGGTAGTGACAGACCTACTTTACTCGCACCTTGTAGTAATGTACGGAGTAAAAAACGATGGCTTGCTGAGGAGGAAGTGTTTAGCTGAAACACGTGATCCTCTTAACGAAGCGACAAGGGAGGAAGTACCCTGACGAGCAGGCCAAACAAGTCAAAAATGAAGTTCAAGAACGATCTCGTCAACATGTATGAACAAATTGGTCAATTATCCACCAACACCAGCACACCACCAACCAATGAACACCGACGTCTGCCTACTTTGGTTTACACCAGAATTTCGGGCCAAAATTCCTctctctgctttttttttttactaatcgagaagggaagggaaaagggaagaaagaaagaatgaacACATGTCCGCGCAGCTGCTCCGGTGATCGGCGAGGTGGGGCCAAATGCGACCcggagctcggagatccggatCAGTTCGCGGATGGGGGAGTCTTGGGCGTcttgggcgggcgggcggcctcGGCTCCGGCGACGCCCTGCTcgatgtcgccggcggcggcggcggcgcgcgggctgtAGGACGTGCCGACCACGGCCTGCTTGCCGAGGCTCAGGAGTCGGCGGATGGAGCGGAGCCGGGCGGAGACCGGGGACCGCATGTCGTCGGCGGTTCCGGGCATCCGGCTCGCCGGCAGCGGGGAGTTCATGGGCGGGGTGTTTATGGCCACGCCCCGCGTCGGGATGTCGATGACCAGGTTCTCCTTCCGGCGGCCCGAGGCGGAGGAGCTCGTGGAGGAGGTGCCGGCGAAGGGGGGAGGcagtgtcggcggcggcggcgcggcgaggccggcgttgGTGACGTCGTCGTGGGTGCCCCAGAAGAGGACGTTGGTGGGGAAGACGGGGAACTCGACGGGCTCCTCCCTTGGCAGGGCGccgaggtcggcggcgacgggggcgcggcagagcgggcaggtGTCGTGGGAGTGGAACCACATGTCGATGCACTCGACGTGGAAGCCGTGCGCGCACTTGGGAAGCGTCCGCACCTTCTCGCCGTCGGCCACCTCGGACAGGCACACCGCGCACTCGAGCCGCTCCCTCTCCTTCCcgggggaggcggccgcggcggtggcggatccgTAGACGGTGACGGGGAGggagcggagggcggcggcgggcaggccGCGCTGCGGGAgcggggaggcggcgacgaaGACGAAGCGCGAGGACGGCGTGCCGGGCGCCAGGAGCGGGTTGGCGCCCAGGTAGCGCTTGGCGTAGAGGTAGAgcaggaagacgaagacgacgaccaTGAAGAGGAAGATGACCGCGGCGAGCAGCACCCCGTTGCTGAtggccagctgctgctgccccgaGCCGCTGCTAGTCGCGGCCTGGTACGCCGCCTCGCcgggccacgccggcggcgtgtTCGCGCCCACCGGCGGCACCAGTgtcgccgacgacgaggacggcgtGGGGAGCATGGCTGCTTCCTGGGAATGGCGGGTTCCTCGCGGGGTCCCTTGTCCGACgccgaggagaggagaggaggcgacgaggagaatggagatgAGACTGGGAGAGGACAGAGGAGTGGGCGAgctggagggggaggggagggaacgCTTCCGTATTTGAAGGGTGGGCGccggggcgaggcggcggctTCGGCGCGGTGGCGGAGGTGTGGGGTTGGGATCCTCTGCGGGCGCGGTGATGCGGCGAGCGGGCCACGGCCTCCGTAGCAGCGGCGCAGAGGATCCCGGGGGGTGCGTGGCGGACTTTGTCAACTAGTGGTTGGGGGTCCGCGGAACGTGACGAGGCCCCGGTCCCGGGTCGCCCTGTTTCTTTGACTTGTCCGCCGGCCgcttccgctgccgccgcgatACGAGCTCGTGCGCTTCTTTCTACGTGCCCCTGCTGGCcggtggccgcggccgccacgAGCGCCTCGTCGCGGAAGCATCCAACTGGCAGGCGTGGGCgtggcggccgccacggccagGGTGACGGAggcgcggccgtcgccgtcctcggcgTGAAACCGCTCAGGTTTGGCgtgcgcggccggcggggctggGTTCGGGCTCGGCGGCTCGCGGTGCATCGTGCACGGGGCCTTGCGTTGCCACGCATCGGACGGCATCGGCTGATGGATTTTTGGGGGTTCGGTGCAGGATACTGAAACGAGATTTGGTTCGGGATTTCTGTGGCGCTGGATGGCGTGAACTGTGAAGCTAGTAGCCAGGGCCAGGCGGGCGccgtgccggccggcgcggtaGCGAGGCCTCCCCCATGTGGAGGGGAACAGTGCGGCCGTGCGGGCTGGACGGGTGGGCGATTCGCCGATTCAAAGCCGAGCCCGTGCCGCCACCAGCGCCACGGCTGCGTGTGCGTTCGTGGAGCCCGGGGACACCACACGGTGACGCCAGGACGTGTCTGGCCCGTCCGGGCGAGCGGGCAGCGTTTTTCTTCCGGACGTGATTAGCAGCAGGTCGCCAGGTCCTGCACCGTGATGTTTGGAAACGCTTGACTGTCTATTGCTAGCTCGGCAATGAAAGGATGTTTTGTCATTCTTCTGGACACTTTTTGACCGGACATGGTTGTTTCTCCGGGAAGGTAGCAGCAGCCCCTGCCAGCACGGCGAAATCTGATGGTATCAGGTAATGACGATGGAAATTGAATGAAGCGAATAAGGGGCGCAGGTAAATTGGACCTTCTCCTACAGAAAAAAAGTGCTCGGGGTAACATGGTGCGTTTGACTTCTTTGAGACACTTCTTTTAGTACTCCCTTCAGCTAAAAGGAATGCAATTTGGTTGTTATATATCTGGACAAACTTTTAGGTCGTTCTTCATTTTCACGCACTTCAGAAAATAACATTGCCCAGTTTGTGTTTAGAGGTAGTTTCGAAATTTTGTAGTTTTGTTTTGTGTAGtgccctccgttccaaattgtaggtcgttttgacttttctagtaCTTCTTCCTATGTTGTTCCCGCACCTCGTACGCGCCGGTTGCCATAGCATGTTGCCCCGATGAGGTGGCGAGGCTGTCCATGCATGCTCCACCTCGACTCACTCGCCGGCCCAGCGAGGTCATCCGCCTCGCCTCGCACCGTCGCACGCCGGCACCGAGATTCATCATCTGACGGCCGTTTCTGTTGTCGGCACCAGCCTCCCCCCCCCTCCGGGTGTCGGAAATCACTTGCTCCGACTCCAATCGACCTGATGCGGCTGGAGCTCAAGGATGAAGTTGAAAAAATGAGGAAAgcgagagagaggaagggagaggagacGCGTGCGAGTGGGCCCTGCTAGGCACCAGCACCTCACCTCGTAATAGTTCAAGCTTAGCGTGAAAATAGGAGATagtttttctttctcctcctcttctctctcctccatacAAGCAAAATGCTGAGCTGTATTCATATGAGCCAGCTGATGTGGAACCATTGGAGAGGGCCCAATTGATCGTCTCGTCCGTGCGTTCAAACTGAATGGAATTAGGGAACGCGTGCCGTGGCAAGACTATTGAAAAGTTCAGAGCAGGCGCTGGGGAAGTCTTCGGCGGCACGGGTGGTCGTCGCATCAGTTCCCCGGCCCCCGATCGACCCGTACGGCCAACCGCGGCCAATCACGGCCTCCCCGCGTCGTGGTGGCGCTCGTGCTCGTGCCTGCCTGCCGGGAAATTACAGGCGCCTCCACTAAACCAGTCTCAGGTCGCTGCCCGTCATCACTGACCCCTGTGTTGCGAAGGTCGTCTGCTCGTGCGCGGGAAACTCGGTGCATGCTCGCTCCACGGCGAGACCGCGTACGTGAGCACCTGTGAGGCTGCGACGACGGACGAGAGCGTGAGACCTTGGGGGAAAACAAAAGTTTACCACGGCACGTCTTGTCCGCGCTACACACTACTGTAGGATACTGCTTTTGCACCATCAACCTGACGGAGGCGACAGGCCTGGGAATCAGGACCTGGCACGTAGGCTCACGACTACGACGCCGCGAATTTACGCGCCACGCGCACCGCGGCGCACGCAAACGCTGTGGCAGTGGCACAGAGTTCGCGGGAGGCCATACGCACACGCACGCACTGGCAGCGGAACAGCCGGAAGCACACGACGCCTAGCTACGAGCCGGGGAGCGAGCTACAGGTACCAGTAGCGGTACACCGTCCCATGCTCTATAGCGTAGACGGTAGACTCACACTGTCACACACTCCACAGTTGGAAGATGAATGATGAATCCACCCACCAGAGGCCAAGCAGTCACGCACGGCAGCTGGCAAGCTCCAAGCTCCAACTGTTGTTGGTAGAGGCCCGATGGTGTCACCCTCCGGTCcggaggacccggtctgccgaTTCCCACAAAAGGTTCTCGCTTTGTCGCGGTAAAGAAGCGGAGGTTGACAGGTTCTCGGGATCGGGATCTGCCGGGCGAGCGACGGACAGGGCGGGACACAAAAGCGCATGGCAAAAGGCAGTCACCGAGAGGCGGCGTGGGAGTGTGCGATGCGAGTGCGCGAAGCGCGGACCGGCCGCGGGAGACGCGGAGCCGGGGCTAGCTGCGGGGCACGGCCACCGCGGGATGCCGGGGCCTTTTCGCGCGGGCATCTCGGGTGGAGCGTGCGCGCCGGCGCAGCGAGAGCGCGAACGCGCGGTCATCCGGAacccccggcggccggcgcggtgggTGAAGCAGAACGAGAGGGCCGGAGCCACGACGCGGGCCGGTGGTGAGGGTGACGCGAGGGGGTTCCGCGCTCTCGAGCGGCCTGTGACGCGGGGTCATCGGTCAGTTACTACCAGGCAGCACAGCGTCACCTGTTGCCGGGTCAGCCGGGGGGAAGGGAGGGACGACGGGgacgagcgcgcgcgcgcggcggtttTGACGTTTTTGCTGAGGTGGTGAACTGACGATGGGTTTCGGTTGGCGTTGGCGATCCCTCGCGCGCGTCCCGCCAGCGCTGCTCGCGTCGTCGGGGGGCGTTGCTAGTGCCTAGTGGAACCCGGGCACGCGGGTCTTCAACGATCGTCCGCGTGCGGCCCGGGTCAGTTACGGGGCAGCACGGCGTCACCTGCCGGGTCGCCGCGGGGGGAGGGACGACGGGGACGCGCGCGCGAGCCCGGCGGTTTTGACGTTTTTGCTGAGGTGATGAGCTCATGATGGGTTTCGGTTGGCGATCCCTCGCGCGCCAGCGCTTCTCGCGTCGGGGGCGTTTTCTACTTGCTACTGCCTACTGGAACCGGGGCACGCGCGTCTTCAACGATCGCGTCGCGCGCTCCCCGAGCCCCGGCCCGTAGAGCCCCGCGCCGCTACAGCACCGCGCGGCGCGCGACCCGCTTCAATCGGGAAGCCGAATCCTGGCCCCGGCGATGAGGGGTACTCGACCAAGTCGACCAGACCACGCGCGCACTCAAGGAGCAGGAAACGTTACTTTGCTCGGTTCATCAGCGCTGTCGCACGAGCACAACGATCCATCCCCAAACCTCGGTACGCCTCCTCCTGCGTGGTGTCCACGTCTCGGATCGATGGTTCGTCGTGACATCCTGATCAAAGGACAAGGCTATCCCTAGTGTGACATTTTGAGTCTCGCGTGTCCCATCGTATTTGGTCGCGCAGGCCAGTCTGAGCACTTTTTCTCATGAATTATTATGATGTTAAGTTATTTTACCCTGTTTCGAAGTGGAATGATACGCTACACAGGATCAATTTGGACCCTACGGCATAACCCAGGTACATTTGTTCCGCGAGAAGCTAAAAACTCAAACAAATAGTCTCGTGCAGTTTTCAGAAAGCTAGAAGTACAGAAAAGTTGAAAAATTTTaagctttttttttactttttgaaCCCATAAAGCTAACACATCTTCTACAAGCTTGGCATTTGCAAAAACATTTGACCCACCCATtataaacaaaatgaaaaaacaagCCCAACCAAAAACCTCTTTCCCAAATCATCGATGCGCCAGCTCACCTTCCTCCTCTTAAAACCAGTCTcaatgcacagttttgttgcaccattaccAATATTGATAATTTGATAATTGTGCCTGCTAGGTTTCATTGGGATGAAactcccctttctctcttcaTACGATTGCTGATGTGACATTAAATTTAATGTTCATTAAATTCCTATGCAATTTTTATGAAACCTCCCAATTTAACTGGTCTAAGACCATTCTCAGTGGAGTTTCATGAGCAATAAATGAGCTGCCATGTAGATAATTTTGATGACATTGCACACTATTTATGAAGTGAGAGAAGAAACAAGTTTCATGAAGATGAAACTATGCGTACACGGTTTCCAACACAACTtatgtcttgcatgtagttttgaaaacaacaaaagatgaaacAATACATTGTGTGATCTATTTCATCCACGAATAAAATACTTTCTTGCTTATGTGAGTCTTGGAAACCTAAATATAAATCACTTATACCGAGAATGGCGAGAATGATCTCACCGAAATGAATGGACCAACTTTTAATTCCTGACGCTGCGTCTCTCCTGCTCATCATCACTCCCAATACCCTCTTCAATCCCGCTTGCGTCTCGCCGGCTTCCAAATCTTGTGTACCAAATAGATCAGCAATCTAATTCGATGGTTTTACtacaagaaaaggaagaagaaaaaaaaaaggatttgtAGGCTTTCCTGGGCCACTTTCGGCCACTTGGGCCGAACAGAAGGGTGGTGATTCGAGAAGACACGGACACCGCCGTGTGTACCTGGACGGAATTGCAGGTTCAGACGCGTTAGCAGCGTCGAGCGAGCGCGAGGTGCCTCGCTCATCTTGCTCTAATCGTGTGTGAGAATGCGGCCAGCATTCTCTCCGTTTGCAGATGGCAGTGGCGGAGCTTCAACTGAAACTGAGAGGGAACCAATCTAACTTGATTTGCTAACAGAGGGGGCCACATTAGGAATTCCTAAGCACTAAACCTGGCAGATGACCTGCTTGTTGCTGACATTGGGCGGCCTTGCCGACCTCGCGTGCTGGAAGACTGGGAGTTTTTTAGATCGACATGCCAAGGAGACTGGAGGTTTTGCCTCCTCATCCGATCGGGATGGTGACTTGTTTTGCTCTGGCTGACAAACGGTCCGGCTGCGCCAAATCCTAAACGGAAAATGCAGCCTTGAGTGGCGAGGGAGCCAACAAAATTCTCTACAATTTGATGATTCTCTACTGAGCCTTTGCTCAGTCATGCTCTGCCTTAAGGAAATGCCACCGTAAAACAAAACGGGCAATGTGAAAGGGAACAATCCTCCTATTTTGATCTTTCAACGTTTTCAGTACAGAATAGATACATACAATCCTGAATACATATTGATGCAAATGTTGCGAGTGGCGCAGAAAGGGTAACAAAAAATGAAGAACACTCGTGCAGAAGAAGCCCAACGAGGCACAGGAAAAGAACGACAACAAGACTGCCTAGTTGTACACCATGTACTTGGGCGTCGCACTGAACTTTTGGTAACCCTTGATGACCTTGTTTACGGCATCCAAGAAATCCTTCTCGGTGACGGTCTTCCTGCGCGCGCGGATGGCGTACATGCCGGCCTCTGTGCACACGCTCCTGATGTCGGCACCTGTTGCAGGACACATTGTTTGCTACATCAGTAACAGTTTTCTTTCTTCACCACAAACGGGCATGACACTAGCAAAATGATAAGAACTCAAGAAAGAAGGCCCTTACCAGTGGAGTTGGGGCAGAGGCGAGCAAGAAGCTCAAAGCGGATGTCCCGCTCGCAGTTCATGGTGCGGGTGTGGATTTTGAAGATCTGGGTACGGCCCTCAAGATCCGGCAAGCCGAACTCAACCTTCCTATCCAGCCTCCCTGGACGCAGAAGAGCAGGGTCCAATGTGTCCGGCCTGTTGGTAGCCATGAGCACCTTGATGTTTCCCCTAGCATCAAACCCATCTAGCTGGTTCACGATCTCGAGCATAGTGCGCTGAACCTCATTGTCACCACCAACACCGTCATCAAAGCGCGCACCACCAATGGCATCAACCTCGTCGAAGAAGACGATGCATGCCTTCTTTGACCGGGCCATCTGGAAAAGCTCACGGACCATGCGAGCACCTTCACCAACATACTTCTGAACCAGCTCACTGCCTATCACACGGATGAAGCAAGCGTCTGTGCGGTTGGCTACAGCTCTAGCAAGAAGGGTCTTCCCGGTTCCAGGAGGACCGTAGCAGAGGACTCCCTTGGGAGGATCGATACCAAGCTTGACAAACTTTTCAGGGTGGAGCATAGGAAGCTCAACAACCTCCCGCATCTTCTCAATCTGTTCCTTGCAACCACCGACGTCATTGTATGTGACATCAGGTTTTTCTTCAACCGTCATCATCGTTACACTTGGATCAATTTTGGGTGGCAAAGGAATTTGAATCTGGTACTTGTTCCGATCAACTCTGTAATAATAAACAGGATGGAATCAGCACAATTTAATTAACTGTAAATGCTTTAATTGAATCAGTAACATACTGTGCGGTGGTGCAACTATGAAACTACTTGCTGATATCATGCGTACATAAACAGTTTGATACTGGAGCAAATTTGCTAGAGTTAAGCTTTGATGTCTGAGTACATTGTGCAGCTACCAGATTAATGAAAACATAAATGCTCTAGCTTGCAATTTCTTCCTGGGAACTTCCTCAATCAACAAAATGTCATGAAATCAAACTAGCCTTATGAATGGAATATAGCCACATTATATACATGTCATTTCTATTTTATTATGATGTTCCATATTACACCAAGCTGTAGAACAAACCATTTGATGGATCTTGCTGTGACTAAGTGAGAATAACTTTGGAAAAGGTTCGAACATCATGGTAAATCCTGATCACTAAAGTTCCACTTAAAATTATCCAAAACAATTATCCACATTCACTGTATATATCATTGTCACTTTACAGATAGCAGTTTAAACCAATGCCATTATCAGGACATATAACTAAATAGAAGAAATTTTTTAAATGCAAATAAAGATGGTAGAACACTAAGAAGAGAACCAGGGACCTACCCAACTCGCATGCCTTCCTCGATATCAGTTGGTGAAACTTTGTCTCCCAATCCAACCACAAACTACATACCAAAAGAGAACATCGTAAACAATCAGGATTGAGCCTCCAGAAGATATGGTCAGTTTGGCACAATAAGATCACGCCATACCTTTGCAATTTGTTTCACGTTTATGACATATTTGGCATCATCAGTATTAGGACTGATGATTTTTGTGCACCTGGCAACCTTCATACAAAAACAAAATTATTGTTAGAACAGCACCGATAAAGCATAAAAGCAGGGCACACTGTAACGACTAATCACTGTGCATTCCCATGCCAACAATACAAGGATTACGTGAAGGTCATGGCAATTTACCTGCAACGGTTGCTCCTCCTGCATCATCTGCTTGTCTGATACAAGATCCCATTGGCTTGGTGGAGCCAATCCAGTATCTGACTCCTTGATGCCTGGAGAGTTACAGTTTAGAATCCAGATCAATATGATGCACTAATGTGACTGCACTAGCTTTTACGTATTCATAGTTGATAAAAATTGCTCAGAACTGGGACAGGTGATCTGCATGTTTTTGTCAATGAACTTGAAATACAAGCAGCACATACATCCCTACATCTACAACAAAAATATCTAAACAATAACTTACCACAAAGGTCATTGATCTTTTTTGCCATCTCCTTTATCTCCTTCTCGACCTTCTTGATGCTGGTCGAGTACGGCCCGAGACCCTATTGGACAACAGAGCATCGAAAAAATTAGACTCAGCTAGGTCTAGCCAAATTGACGCATTGGGATTCAACAGACAGTGCATCTCTATAATATAACCAACCAAACTTCTCGAAGCGAAATAAGCAAACAGGTTTAGTGCACTGAGAACAAATGAATAACCCAAATTTCCCAACGCACAATCATAAAAAAGCACTTCTTTTTTCGCAGCAAGTGGCCGATAGCCCGATACTTTCCCCAAAGTGTGTCGAAGGGAACGGGCAACCGGAAACCCTAGATCTACGCCCCGCACGAATCTACTACTGGAAAACACGAACCCTAGCCGCGAACCAACGCAGATCGACAAGAACGACAGAGGGAAGAGACGCCGGAGATCGATCCGGTCCGGGGGCACTCACGTAGGTCTTGAGGAGGGCGATGTCGTCCtcgtcgagcgggcgcgggtTCTTCTCGTTGAGCACGTCATCATCGGGCTCCGGCGCCATAGCTTCGGAGCTGGCTCTTCTCCGGTGACGGCTGGAGTACCTCGCGGTGGTCTTGGACTAGGGTGTTCCGTCGAGCTCGTGCGCTGCGAGCCTGCGACCCGATTTATTACTCTGTTTCACCGGTTCGTGGCCGAGCCGTCCTccgtttcctttcctcctcGGCAAGCCTTGGGAAACCATCCGGGCCGCCGCTTAGGCAGGCCGTGGGTCCAATCGCGTGCAGCCCAAGCCCAAGCGTGTGTTATTCGGGCTAAATGACTCGTAAAACTCGGCCCAAGTAGCTTTTTTCTTTTACTCTGCCAGCCCAGATTATCGTTTTGGGCGTATCTCCTTTTTAATATTTCCTCATATGTGCTTAATACAAATATACAATAAGTTTTTTTGACTACAGTTCATGAGTTTTTACTGTTCATGATTTGGTTCATCAGTTTCTACTGTTTATGAAAACACATTCACCTTATCTTACTGTCAGTTGTCAATCTTTTTCTTCATATTTTATATGccatcatgattcatgaattTAGCAGACCACCACAAATAACCCTTTATACGTAATCTAAATAAGTGGAACAATGCCCTGAGCTAGTAGAATCAGTTGTATTTGATTTCTGGAAGGAAGAAAACGTTCCAGAAGGATTACAGAGGAACCACCGATTTGATTTGCATGTACGGTGGTTGAGCCTTGTCGTCAGGCTGTTTCACCGTCCGTACTGCACAACTCTCGTTGGACGTCAGGATCCGGAAAGGTCAGAACTATGTCCATGGATGAAAATCAATCCTCGGTAGCGTAGTACTGCGGGGCTAGCTCAGCTAGCCACAATGGGTCGATCCGGGTCAGGTTTTTGACGTAATTCTGCGTCGTCCGGACCAGCTCGTTGAAGATGACACAGTCCGGCTTGGTCCGGAATAGCACTGATGAAGGATGGATCTGAACGCTCTGGCCTGTTGCAAGAGCCCTGCCAAGTGCCAGACGACAGATGAGAACGCAAGATTGAGGACCAAAATAtgcatcattctgtagctttggTTGATATGATCAAGTGCAGATTAGCTCGTGGCAGAAGTTTAGGATCATGATGCAGGGAAAGATGGTAGCAGTGACTTGCATGGATTGAAAATATGAGGATGGAAAACTACCTGTATGATCCATCTGGCTGTCGCATTGCTGCATTCAAGAAGAAGGCAGCCGTGAGGCATCTCCGAAACAAAGCCATGTCATCTCCACATGATGACAGGTTGAGCCCCATTTGTTGGACATGGCCCTGAATTTGACTGCAATAAACAGAAAATTGCTAATGTCAACTTGCAGCATGGTCAGGAAATCCTGAAGCGGACAGGCTTCCATGTTTTTTTAACATAATTTAGTACACCAAGTTTTTAATTCAAACAGATAGAACCTGTACAAGTATCGCGAAACAGATGGAGCAGAAACTAGAAACTAACCTGTGAACATCAAGAGCATGTTTTAGAGAGCGGTTGTTGATAAAGTTTTCCTTGCACCATCTGTTCAAAGCCTTTTCCATTGTTCTCTCTTTGGCATTTGCATTTTTGCTCTTCTCCAAGCATTCTGCAGCTGCTCGATAGACATTCACCAAGGTGATATGGTCTCCTTCCGAGCTTTCAAAACCCTTCCTAGCAGCTCTTGCCTAAACAACCATACCATCAGCTTTCAAATTAGTATGTTATAAAACTTAA
It includes:
- the LOC101753503 gene encoding E3 ubiquitin-protein ligase EL5; translation: MLPTPSSSSATLVPPVGANTPPAWPGEAAYQAATSSGSGQQQLAISNGVLLAAVIFLFMVVVFVFLLYLYAKRYLGANPLLAPGTPSSRFVFVAASPLPQRGLPAAALRSLPVTVYGSATAAAASPGKERERLECAVCLSEVADGEKVRTLPKCAHGFHVECIDMWFHSHDTCPLCRAPVAADLGALPREEPVEFPVFPTNVLFWGTHDDVTNAGLAAPPPPTLPPPFAGTSSTSSSASGRRKENLVIDIPTRGVAINTPPMNSPLPASRMPGTADDMRSPVSARLRSIRRLLSLGKQAVVGTSYSPRAAAAAGDIEQGVAGAEAARPPKTPKTPPSAN
- the LOC101753104 gene encoding 26S proteasome regulatory subunit 7A; this encodes MAPEPDDDVLNEKNPRPLDEDDIALLKTYGLGPYSTSIKKVEKEIKEMAKKINDLCGIKESDTGLAPPSQWDLVSDKQMMQEEQPLQVARCTKIISPNTDDAKYVINVKQIAKFVVGLGDKVSPTDIEEGMRVGVDRNKYQIQIPLPPKIDPSVTMMTVEEKPDVTYNDVGGCKEQIEKMREVVELPMLHPEKFVKLGIDPPKGVLCYGPPGTGKTLLARAVANRTDACFIRVIGSELVQKYVGEGARMVRELFQMARSKKACIVFFDEVDAIGGARFDDGVGGDNEVQRTMLEIVNQLDGFDARGNIKVLMATNRPDTLDPALLRPGRLDRKVEFGLPDLEGRTQIFKIHTRTMNCERDIRFELLARLCPNSTGADIRSVCTEAGMYAIRARRKTVTEKDFLDAVNKVIKGYQKFSATPKYMVYN